The following coding sequences are from one Neurospora crassa OR74A linkage group I, whole genome shotgun sequence window:
- a CDS encoding tRNA-specific adenosine deaminase yields the protein MAYTFLDAVAATGQRISAFFQTVTIFLLDHTLRPAFSLFSSNFNIPLLEGPPPQQTAAGEEQQEHPRPELRQFQQQQQQPSHQLDIQDQDSVTATPATTSQSQFKNQSEDASATNLNALPQVSFLSLTPEQANSSQLPDTEPDMARTSSATATLAPEQQPLKKIPVPNILPALPLVAPAKENAAPVKAGSTVAASVDSENNLTGDLGRLSIATDAAAVAATGVVGSGDRVLATQQPLDNTTPAAAADGANDAEPRQHLTTNVFHGHGPSTSVGWNIVDSLPRAPVVRSPAVPINHELSQTSQLKEGFTDSAAQLEAELETPEEAAERAMHAGFMREALDMARLALKTNETPVGCVLVYKDRVIARGMNATNVSRNGTRHAELMAICALLSYSGDADLEPKNVQPQCNHDEPSVWGDVDPRDGHLFPYGQKLHPAPRVDRSVISECTLYVTVEPCVMCASLLRQLRIKKVYFGAVNDKFGGTGGVFRIHKNSPFSMASAPPSPAPQNGKGIARPALERRPVSALNIGTGGVEGQEPEPAGDDTDESKQNETVGEQPGRNTTSLFEPELHGDGGNVEPGYEVEGGWGRDEAVTLLRQFYVQENGRAPVPRKKEGRAARLAAMMERDGHAGGPMADAPAVAKPEENGTSVDGDAAAQEDEEDTEKTEDENSGNSSDA from the exons ATGGCATATACTTTCCTGGACGCGGTCGCGGCCACTGGCCAGCGCATTTCCGCTTTCTTTCAGACCGTCACCATTTTTCTTCTCGACCATACCCTCCGACCGGCCTTTAGTTTGTTCTCAAGCAACTTTAACATCCCTCTGCTTGAGGGGCCCCCACCTCAGCAAACTGCCGCCGGTGAAGAGCAACAAGAACACCCGCGTCCCGAGCTTAGGCaatttcaacaacaacagcaacaaccttCACATCAGCTTGACATCCAAGATCAGGATTCTGTCACTGCCACTCCCGCAACCACATCTCAATCGCAATTCAAGAATCAATCTGAAGACGCCTCTGCTACCAATCTTAACGCTCTTCCGCAAGTGTCCTTCTTGTCGCTTACGCCCGAACAAGCAAACAGCTCACAGCTGCCCGACACGGAACCCGACATGGCCCGCACTTCATCGGCCACGGCCACGCTGGCACCAGAACAGCAGCCGCTTAAAAAGATCCCCGTTCCCAACATCCTTCCCGCCTTGCCCCTAGTTGCCCCTGCAAAGGAGAATGCGGCCCCTGTCAAGGCCGGCTCTACCGTCGCCGCCTCTGTCGATTCTGAGAACAACCTCACCGGAGATTTGGGACGTCTAAGCATTGCGACTGACGCCGCTGCTGTCGCTGCAACCGGTGTCGTCGGTTCCGGCGATCGGGTTTTGGCAACTCAGCAGCCCTTGGATAACACCACACCTGCCGCAGCCGCCGATGGTGCCAATGATGCCGAACCTCGGCAACACCTCACGACCAACGTCTTTCATGGCCATGGCCCTAGCACTAGTGTCGGTTGGAATATTGTCGACTCGCTTCCCAGGGCCCCGGTTGTCCGCTCCCCCGCTGTCCCTATCAACCATGAGCTCTCGCAGACTAGTCAGCTGAAGGAGGGCTTTACTGATAGCGCAGCCCAACTCGAGGCCGAACTTGAGACGCCTGAGGAGGCTGCTGAAAGAGCGATGCACGCTGGCTTCATGAGGGAGGCTTTGGATATG GCCCGACTTGCCCTCAAGACCAACGAGACGCCTGTCGGCTGCGTACTTGTGTACAAGGACCGAGTAATCGCCAGGGGCATGAACGCAACCAACGTCAGCCGCAACGGCACTCGACATGCCGAGCTCATGGCTATTTGTGCTCTGCTGTCCTACTCTGGTGACGCTGATCTTGAGCCTAAGAATGTGCAACCCCAGTGCAACCACGATGAGCCTAGCGTTTGGGGCGACGTTGACCCCCGCGACGGCCACCTCTTCCCCTACGGCCAAAAACTTCACCCTGCTCCTCGCGTCGACCGATCGGTTATCTCTGAGTGCACCCTTTACGTTACGGTCGAGCCTTGCGTCATGTGCGCCTCGCTTCTTCGCCAGCTCCGTATCAAGAAGGTTTACTTCGGTGCTGTCAACGACAAGTTTGGCGGAACTGGAGGTGTTTTCCGCATTCATAAGAACTCCCCTTTCTCAATGGCTTCAGCCCCTCCGTCGCCTGCGCCCCAGAACGGCAAGGGTATCGCGAGACCCGCTTTGGAGCGTCGCCCCGTTTCGGCTCTGAACATCGGTACTGGTGGAGTTGAAGGTCAGGAGCCTGAACCTGCCGGTGATGACACCGACGAGTCTAAGCAGAATGAGACTGTGGGCGAGCAACCTGGCCGAAACACCACATCTCTCTTCGAGCCTGAACTGCATGGCGATGGTGGCAATGTGGAGCCAGGCTATGAGGTAGAGGGTGGCTGGGGACGCGATGAGGCCGTCACCTTGCTCAGGCAGTTCTATGTCCAAGAGAACGGACGGGCTCCCGTTcccaggaagaaggaaggtagAGCGGCCCGCTTGGCGGCTATGATGGAGCGCGATGGCCATGCTGGTGGGCCGATGGCCGATGCCCCTGCAGTTGCCAAGCCAGAGGAGAATGGCACTTCCGTTGATGGGGATGCTGCGGCgcaggaagatgaggaggatacGGAAAAGACGGAGGATGAGAACTCCGGTAACAGCTCGGATGCGTGA
- a CDS encoding SH3 domain signaling protein, which produces MQSVQRQFTKLRSKGPGNNAAVSVLLKEYEDADQLLARLLENSRAWKDAWASIVHHQLQFVVELEGLYDPIVGASDGHGRESVPTPRLQLERTYRLKQAFGELKSELAEEIGTIEDRVIRPAVEARDCIAPIRKTIKKRENKRLDYERAQDKVSKLHKKHTRTPKEEASLAKAEVEMAQAGDEFAIADEHLQSTLPPIINASFSLVPSLVAALVLIQNRLLGLYYTTIHGYCMESGFPSPPPPMSDVVAAWEAAFVPARDDFESVSIVARGKAAHSPMALQAPEGPGRRISAIIPGRNDMRRVTSPMPSTSGAASTYSSGASQPGRNNLRIPSAGGYPSRAPSPAASDRSSYASSPPASSYSGYSGSQNQQRRPDYLAPTDFTAATALGDRGSVDRGTIENNRPFPRSPSTTAPSINRVHSPQATRNAGSANGNGNGNGNDYFALAVAKKRPPPPPPPKRITSQQQLVEYVVAQYTFAGQGAGDLAFNEGDKIKIIKKTNTDQDWWVGELNGKRGNFPANYCKPV; this is translated from the exons ATGCAGTCTGTGCAGCGCCAATTCACAAAGCTTCGAAGCAAAGGCCCCGGTAACAATGCTGCGGTCTCTGTTCTACTGAAGGAGTACGAGGACGCGGACCAGCTCCTCGCAAGG CTCCTCGAAAACTCGAGAGCTTGGAAGGATGCCTGGGCCTCAATCGTTCACCACCAGCTGCAGTTTGTCGTTGAGCTCGAAGGCCTCTACGACCCGATTGTTGGCGCCTCCGACGGCCATGGACGCGAATCAGTTCCTACACCCCGGCTACAACTCGAGCGGACATACAGGTTGAAACAGGCCTTTGGCGAACTCAAGTCGGAGCTGGCAGAGGAAATTGGCACAATTGAAGACCGGGTGATTCGACCGGCTGTGGAAGCACGGGATTGTATCGCCCCAATTCGCAAGACGATCAAGAAACGAGAGAACAAGAGGCTGGATTACGAAAGGGCCCAGGACAAAGTCAGCAAGCTTCACAAAAAGCACACAAGGACTCCAAAGGAGGAAGCTTCGTTGGCCAAGGCCGAGGTGGAGATGGCCCAGGCAGGTGAT GAGTTCGCCATCGCAGACGAACACCTCCAGTCGACCCTGCCCCCCATCATAAACGCTTCCTTCAGCCTGGTACCTTCTCTGGTTGCAGCCTTGGTTCTCATCCAGAATCGCCTCCTGGGGCTATACTATACGACCATTCACGGCTACTGCATGGAGTCTGGGTTCCcctcgcctccgcctcccatGTCCGATGTGGTGGCGGCATGGGAAGCTGCTTTCGTTCCCGCGCGGGATGATTTCGAGTCCGTCAGCATCGTAGCCCGCGGCAAAGCTGCCCATTCACCCATGGCTCTACAGGCCCCTGAGGGCCCAGGCCGCCGGATTTCCGCCATAATACCCGGGAGAAACGACATGCGTCGCGTTACTTCACCAATGCCGTCTACGTCCGGTGCGGCGTCAACCTACAGCAGCGGGGCAAGTCAACCCGGACGCAACAATCTGCGTATCCCTTCTGCAGGTGGTTACCCCTCCCGCGCCCCGTCACCCGCGGCATCCGATCGATCTTCTTACGCCTCCAGCCCACCGGCCTCCTCTTACTCTGGTTACTCTGGCAGCCAGAACCAACAAAGGAGACCCGATTACCTAGCGCCTACCGACTTCACCGCGGCTACTGCCCTGGGCGACCGAGGCTCGGTAGACCGCGGCACGATTGAGAATAACAGGCCCTTTCCGAGGTCTCCTTCCACGACCGCTCCGTCGATCAACAGGGTCCATAGCCCCCAGGCTACTCGGAATGCTGGCAGTGCAAATGGGAACGGAAACGGAAATGGAAACGATTACTTTGCTCTTGCGGTAGCTAAGAAGCgaccccctccaccaccgccgccgaaaCGGATCACAAGCCAGCAGCAACTGGTTGAGTACGTGGTTGCGCAGTATACGTTTGCGGGGCAGGGCGCAGGAGATCTTGCGTTTAACGAGGGCGACAAGATCAAGATTATCAAGAAGACGAATACTGATCAGGATTGGTGGGTTGGGGAGTTGAATGGGAAGCGGGGCAATTTTCCGGCGAATTATTGTAAGCCGGTGTGa